A genomic window from Prochlorococcus sp. RS04 includes:
- the lysS gene encoding lysine--tRNA ligase: MSEIKEARLQKASSLINKGFASYAQSFKVSHTTSFLIQKFDYLENGQEEDFSVSIAGRVLAKRVMGKIAFFTISDQEGQIQLYLDKRIINFNLEKQKLLSFEDLKEIVDIGDWIGVYGTIKKTNKGELSIKVEKWEMLSKSLQPLPDKWHGLTDIEKRYRQRYLDLIVNPHSKNVFKTRAKCISFIRKWLDNRNFLEIETPILQSEAGGAEARPFITHHNTLDIPLYLRIATELHLKRMVVGGFEKVYELGRIFRNEGISTRHNPEFTSVEIYEAYSDYVDMMNLTEELIKDIVADACGSLIINYQNKEIDFSKPWLRISMKAIVKKYTGIDFDSFSGDFLAAKQAVKNINVDFSNKVNTIGRLLNEVFEQKVESKLIEPTFIIDYPVEISPLARPHHDNKEIVQRFELFIVGRELANAFSELIDPVDQRERMQLQQSLRDEGDLEAHCIDEDFLNALEIGMPPTGGLGIGIDRLIMLITNSASIRDVIPFPLLKPEITSKKSEKLPSNEVK; this comes from the coding sequence TTGTCTGAAATAAAAGAAGCGCGCTTACAAAAAGCTAGTTCACTCATTAATAAAGGATTTGCTTCTTACGCACAGAGCTTTAAGGTATCACATACTACCAGTTTTCTTATTCAAAAATTTGATTATCTAGAAAATGGTCAAGAGGAAGACTTCAGTGTTTCTATTGCTGGTAGAGTTCTGGCAAAAAGGGTAATGGGCAAAATTGCCTTTTTCACAATAAGCGATCAAGAAGGTCAGATTCAGCTTTATCTAGATAAAAGGATTATTAATTTCAATTTAGAAAAACAAAAATTACTTTCTTTTGAAGATCTCAAGGAAATAGTAGATATTGGTGATTGGATAGGCGTCTATGGAACTATTAAAAAAACTAATAAAGGTGAGCTTTCAATTAAAGTAGAAAAATGGGAAATGTTATCCAAATCATTACAACCTCTCCCAGATAAATGGCATGGATTGACTGATATTGAAAAAAGATATAGACAACGTTATTTAGATTTAATTGTAAATCCTCACTCCAAAAATGTATTTAAAACCAGAGCAAAATGCATAAGTTTTATAAGAAAATGGTTAGATAATAGAAATTTTTTAGAGATAGAGACTCCAATTCTGCAATCTGAAGCTGGTGGTGCTGAAGCAAGACCATTTATAACTCATCACAATACATTAGATATTCCTTTGTATTTAAGAATAGCTACAGAATTACATTTAAAGAGAATGGTTGTTGGAGGTTTTGAGAAAGTATATGAATTAGGAAGAATATTCCGTAATGAGGGGATAAGTACAAGGCATAATCCAGAATTCACCTCAGTTGAAATTTATGAAGCTTATTCTGATTATGTGGATATGATGAATTTAACTGAAGAATTGATTAAAGATATCGTAGCTGATGCATGTGGTTCTTTAATTATAAATTATCAAAATAAAGAAATTGATTTTTCTAAGCCTTGGTTAAGAATATCCATGAAAGCTATTGTCAAAAAATATACAGGGATTGATTTTGATTCTTTCAGTGGAGACTTTCTAGCAGCAAAACAAGCCGTTAAAAATATCAATGTTGATTTTTCTAATAAAGTAAATACTATCGGAAGACTTTTAAATGAGGTCTTCGAGCAAAAAGTAGAATCAAAACTTATAGAACCCACTTTTATTATTGATTATCCTGTTGAAATTTCTCCTTTAGCTAGGCCTCATCATGATAATAAAGAAATAGTTCAGAGATTTGAATTATTCATTGTTGGACGAGAACTGGCAAATGCGTTTAGTGAGTTGATAGATCCAGTAGATCAAAGAGAAAGAATGCAATTACAGCAATCTCTTAGAGATGAAGGAGATCTTGAGGCTCACTGTATAGATGAAGATTTTTTGAATGCTTTAGAGATTGGCATGCCGCCTACGG